Proteins encoded together in one Paracidovorax wautersii window:
- a CDS encoding HAMP domain-containing sensor histidine kinase, with product MYRARLSLAFAALVALVVIQAALVHWGVQRVNDYTQHSRLASDILTELLDLSSAKQRLRVWATQQLMNAEAEPQVRTRLLEQMHANAHALTELARRDMALWTQIATRDGMSLPQEVPQLVTVTELLDENIQAVEARLAQLQPLQPDADFAAVFAELNATFDMARGRDLRELINGAIDRQRAAVPLARANTERGLEELRQRAIAMVLITLAVATALALHLNRRLQRPLQGLLQGTRALQAGELNHRVPLAGTHDEFDRVAQHFNAMAAELQQHRARADAARRDLEDAVAARTRELSAAHDALQSADLRRRQLFADLGHELRTPATAIRGEAEIALRGGDRPADDYRQTLRRIVGGVDQLTQVIRDLLLVAKAEADRLVMQPRSVALAPLLADAAEQAGALGAERGVQIENRCAPGTAAPQGAAAVVHADPDRLRQALMIVLDNAVRYSTAGGTVQLACRCEGDSVEITVTDHGIGIDADDVPRVFERFVRGQRARAHRADGTGIGLSIAQAIVEAHHGRIAIARTAPGEGTQVSLTLPLATEGDRA from the coding sequence ATGTACCGCGCCCGCCTCTCCCTCGCGTTCGCCGCGCTCGTCGCACTGGTCGTCATCCAGGCCGCCCTGGTGCACTGGGGCGTGCAGCGCGTGAACGACTACACCCAGCACAGCCGGCTGGCGAGCGACATCCTCACCGAGCTGCTCGACCTGTCCTCCGCCAAGCAGCGGCTGCGCGTATGGGCCACCCAGCAGCTGATGAATGCCGAGGCCGAGCCGCAGGTGCGCACGCGCCTGCTGGAGCAGATGCACGCCAACGCCCACGCGCTGACCGAGCTGGCGCGGCGCGACATGGCGCTGTGGACGCAGATCGCCACGCGCGACGGCATGTCGCTGCCGCAGGAGGTGCCGCAGCTGGTCACCGTGACCGAGCTGCTGGACGAGAACATCCAGGCCGTGGAAGCACGCCTGGCCCAGCTGCAGCCCCTGCAGCCGGATGCGGACTTCGCCGCGGTGTTCGCCGAACTCAACGCCACCTTCGACATGGCCCGCGGGCGCGACCTGCGCGAGCTGATCAATGGCGCCATCGACCGGCAGCGCGCCGCCGTGCCGCTGGCCCGGGCGAATACCGAGCGCGGCCTGGAAGAGCTGCGCCAGCGCGCCATCGCCATGGTGCTGATCACCCTGGCCGTGGCCACTGCGCTGGCGCTGCACCTCAACCGCCGGCTGCAGCGCCCGCTGCAGGGCCTGCTGCAGGGCACGCGCGCCCTGCAGGCCGGCGAGCTCAACCACCGCGTGCCGCTGGCCGGCACGCACGACGAATTCGACCGCGTGGCCCAGCACTTCAACGCCATGGCGGCCGAGCTGCAGCAGCACCGCGCACGTGCCGACGCCGCGCGCCGCGACCTGGAAGACGCCGTGGCCGCCCGCACGCGTGAGCTGAGCGCGGCGCACGATGCGCTGCAAAGCGCCGACCTGCGCCGCCGCCAGCTGTTCGCCGACCTGGGCCACGAGCTGCGCACACCGGCCACCGCCATCCGCGGCGAGGCCGAGATCGCCTTGCGCGGCGGCGACCGGCCGGCCGACGACTACCGCCAGACGCTGCGGCGCATCGTGGGCGGCGTGGACCAGCTCACGCAGGTGATCCGCGACCTGCTGCTGGTGGCCAAGGCCGAGGCCGACCGCCTGGTGATGCAGCCCCGCAGCGTGGCGCTGGCGCCGTTGCTGGCCGACGCGGCCGAGCAGGCCGGTGCGCTGGGAGCCGAGCGGGGCGTGCAGATCGAGAACCGGTGCGCCCCCGGCACGGCGGCACCGCAGGGCGCGGCAGCCGTGGTGCACGCCGACCCCGACCGCCTGCGGCAGGCGCTCATGATCGTGCTGGACAACGCCGTGCGCTATTCCACCGCGGGCGGCACCGTGCAGCTGGCCTGCCGGTGCGAGGGCGACAGCGTGGAGATCACGGTGACGGACCACGGCATCGGCATCGATGCGGACGACGTGCCGCGCGTGTTCGAGCGCTTCGTGCGCGGCCAGCGCGCGCGCGCGCACCGCGCGGACGGCACGGGCATCGGCCTGTCGATCGCGCAGGCCATCGTGGAGGCGCACCATGGCCGCATCGCCATCGCCCGCACGGCCCCCGGCGAGGGCACGCAGGTGTCGCTGACGCTGCCCCTCGCCACCGAAGGAGACAGGGCATGA
- a CDS encoding response regulator transcription factor: MNILVVEDDARVADFLTRGLRAEGYTVELARTGPEGLALARAADSGVLVLDLMLPGLNGLELCQTLRAEGCQLPVLMLSALNETEDKVNGLRLGADDYLTKPFVFDELLARIEALLRRGREQRPRATTLQVADLVLDRERMQASRAGQPIALTAKELAFLELLMSAPGRVYSRERILSNVWGTNEDPLTNVVDVYVRRLRAKIDEGHAVALLKTVRGFGYRLDDQPD, translated from the coding sequence ATGAACATCCTGGTGGTGGAAGACGATGCACGGGTGGCGGACTTCCTGACCCGCGGGCTGCGGGCGGAGGGCTACACGGTGGAGCTGGCCCGTACCGGGCCGGAAGGCCTGGCGCTGGCGCGCGCCGCAGACTCGGGCGTGCTGGTGCTGGACCTGATGCTGCCCGGCCTGAACGGCCTGGAGCTGTGCCAGACGCTGCGCGCCGAGGGCTGCCAGCTGCCGGTGCTGATGCTCAGCGCACTCAACGAGACCGAGGACAAGGTCAACGGCCTGCGCCTGGGCGCTGACGACTACCTGACCAAGCCCTTCGTGTTCGACGAACTGCTGGCCCGCATCGAGGCGCTGCTGCGCCGCGGCCGCGAGCAGCGCCCGCGCGCCACCACGCTGCAGGTGGCCGACCTGGTGCTCGACCGCGAACGCATGCAGGCCAGCCGCGCCGGGCAACCCATCGCGCTCACCGCGAAGGAGCTGGCCTTCCTGGAACTGCTGATGAGCGCGCCGGGCCGTGTCTACAGCCGCGAGCGCATCCTGTCGAACGTGTGGGGCACCAACGAGGACCCGCTGACCAACGTGGTCGATGTGTATGTGCGCCGCCTGCGCGCCAAGATCGACGAAGGCCACGCCGTGGCGCTGCTCAAGACGGTGCGCGGCTTCGGCTACCGGCTCGACGACCAGCCCGACTAA
- a CDS encoding SgcJ/EcaC family oxidoreductase has protein sequence MKLLRLSLSAAALTTLAATAPAFAQGAQPAAASTAAPACAPITDTQVRGLFDRWNASLRTLDPDKVTANYAPDGVLLPTVSNKPRTTPLEIRDYFVKFLQAEPVGKIDNRVIRIGCNVAQDVGTYTFTFKDGKSVNARYTYVYEHVNGQWLIAHHHSSAMPEVAAAK, from the coding sequence ATGAAGCTGCTTCGACTCTCTCTCTCGGCCGCAGCCCTGACCACGCTCGCCGCCACGGCACCGGCCTTCGCGCAGGGCGCACAGCCCGCCGCCGCCAGCACCGCCGCGCCGGCCTGCGCACCGATCACCGACACGCAGGTCCGCGGCCTGTTCGACCGCTGGAACGCTTCGCTGCGCACGCTGGACCCGGACAAGGTCACCGCCAACTACGCACCGGACGGCGTGCTGCTGCCCACCGTGTCGAACAAGCCGCGCACCACGCCGCTCGAAATCCGCGACTACTTCGTGAAGTTCCTGCAGGCCGAGCCGGTGGGCAAGATCGACAACCGCGTCATCCGCATCGGCTGCAACGTGGCGCAGGACGTGGGTACCTACACCTTCACGTTCAAGGACGGCAAGAGCGTGAACGCCCGCTACACCTATGTGTACGAGCACGTGAACGGCCAGTGGCTCATCGCCCACCACCATTCGTCGGCCATGCCGGAAGTGGCGGCGGCCAAGTAA
- a CDS encoding sulfite reductase flavoprotein subunit alpha, which yields MTAVFGLAVPALRWYAALAAVALYALMCGSIAWRERRRARCARQEAASLAAAREGAVPLLVAYASQTGQAEALARETARLLHAAGEPVRLCPLDAVDATALAAAQRALFIVSTYGEGDAPDNAGLFQDAVMGAQRRAAPDVLPQLRYGVLALGDRQYTHFCGFGRQLDAWLAAQGATPLFERVEMDNGDTAALQSWQHQLGHVAALDTMAGPSWQSPAFSPWRLVARRHLNPGSQGGAVVHLEFEPAGPLPPDATAWESGDLVQVRVPADPAHPRDYSIASAPADGRVHLTVRQSVRDDGRPGVASGWLCAGLALGDTVELRLRPHGNFRLQGNAGRPLILIGNGTGIAGLRSHLRARSAAGSTAPHWLVFGERQRACDFLYREEIEAWQAGGTLQRLDLAFSRDGGGRGYVQDVLVQAAGTLRAWVEEGAAVYVCGSLQGMAQGVDAALQEVLGAERLEALVRSGRYRRDVY from the coding sequence ATGACCGCCGTGTTCGGGCTGGCCGTTCCGGCGCTGCGGTGGTATGCCGCCCTGGCGGCCGTGGCGCTGTACGCGCTGATGTGCGGCTCCATCGCCTGGCGCGAGCGCCGGCGCGCGCGCTGCGCCCGGCAAGAGGCGGCTTCGCTGGCCGCGGCGCGCGAGGGTGCCGTGCCGCTGCTGGTGGCCTACGCCAGCCAGACCGGCCAGGCCGAGGCGCTGGCCCGTGAAACCGCGCGGCTGCTGCACGCCGCTGGCGAGCCCGTGCGGCTGTGCCCGCTGGACGCCGTGGATGCCACCGCCCTCGCCGCCGCGCAGCGGGCGCTGTTCATCGTCAGCACCTACGGCGAAGGCGATGCGCCCGACAACGCCGGCCTGTTCCAGGATGCGGTGATGGGCGCACAACGCCGCGCCGCGCCTGATGTGCTCCCTCAGCTGCGCTACGGCGTGCTCGCGCTGGGCGACCGGCAGTACACGCATTTCTGCGGCTTCGGCCGCCAGCTGGATGCGTGGCTCGCCGCCCAGGGCGCCACGCCGCTGTTCGAACGGGTGGAGATGGACAACGGCGACACCGCGGCGCTGCAGTCCTGGCAGCACCAGCTGGGCCACGTGGCCGCGCTCGACACGATGGCCGGCCCGTCCTGGCAGTCCCCCGCGTTCTCGCCGTGGCGGCTGGTGGCGCGCCGGCACCTCAACCCGGGCAGCCAGGGCGGGGCGGTGGTGCACCTCGAATTCGAGCCGGCCGGGCCGTTGCCGCCGGATGCAACGGCCTGGGAGTCGGGCGATCTGGTGCAGGTGCGCGTGCCGGCCGATCCGGCCCATCCGCGCGACTATTCCATCGCCTCGGCACCGGCCGATGGCCGCGTGCACCTGACCGTACGCCAGAGCGTGCGGGACGACGGCAGGCCGGGCGTGGCCTCGGGCTGGCTGTGCGCCGGCCTGGCGCTGGGCGATACCGTGGAGCTGCGCCTGCGGCCCCACGGCAACTTCCGCCTGCAGGGCAACGCCGGCCGGCCGCTGATCCTGATCGGCAACGGCACGGGCATCGCCGGCCTGCGCAGCCACCTGCGCGCGCGCAGCGCGGCCGGCAGCACGGCGCCGCACTGGCTGGTGTTCGGTGAACGCCAGCGTGCCTGCGACTTTCTGTACCGTGAAGAGATCGAGGCCTGGCAGGCCGGCGGCACGCTGCAGCGGCTGGACCTGGCGTTCTCACGCGATGGCGGCGGGCGCGGGTATGTACAGGACGTGCTTGTCCAGGCGGCGGGCACGCTGCGCGCCTGGGTAGAAGAGGGGGCCGCGGTGTATGTGTGCGGCAGCCTGCAGGGCATGGCGCAGGGGGTGGATGCCGCCCTGCAGGAGGTGCTGGGCGCCGAGCGGCTGGAAGCCCTGGTGCGCAGCGGGCGCTACCGCCGCGACGTGTACTGA
- a CDS encoding FAD:protein FMN transferase, giving the protein MRYAPALTAPPLALRPAAGASFAQGGAATVPAAPRRGDPAALQTLAGETMGTTWSVRLANPAFQPLAPVRAAIEDALARVVAQMSHWAPGSELSRFNRAAPGSRHVLSPEFFQVLQAACHWAQASGGAWDPTIGPLVDAWGFGPHGTPHVPTEGHLAQARAQVGFGRLALDAGRRTALQPGGLRLDLSGIAKGFAVDLVVQRLQSLGFSDTLVEVGGELRASGQRPDGTPWRVAVAEAAQSPASAPRALALRGGAIATSGDRWHAFEQGGRRYPHTLDPRTGEPVQHALASVTVLHAECMHADALATVITVLGPADGLVFAQQHGLALLLGERTPHGMAWASTPAFDALVA; this is encoded by the coding sequence GTGCGCTATGCCCCTGCGCTGACCGCGCCGCCGTTGGCGCTCCGGCCGGCCGCCGGTGCGTCCTTTGCCCAGGGCGGTGCGGCCACCGTGCCGGCCGCGCCGCGCCGCGGCGACCCGGCTGCGCTGCAGACGCTGGCGGGCGAGACCATGGGCACCACCTGGAGCGTGCGGCTGGCCAACCCGGCCTTCCAGCCTCTGGCACCCGTGCGCGCTGCCATCGAGGACGCGCTGGCCCGCGTGGTGGCGCAGATGAGCCACTGGGCGCCCGGCTCCGAGCTCTCGCGCTTCAACCGCGCTGCGCCGGGCAGCCGGCACGTGCTGTCGCCGGAGTTCTTCCAGGTGCTGCAGGCCGCCTGCCACTGGGCGCAGGCCAGCGGCGGCGCGTGGGACCCGACCATCGGCCCGCTGGTCGATGCGTGGGGCTTCGGCCCCCATGGCACGCCGCACGTACCCACAGAGGGGCACCTGGCCCAGGCGCGCGCGCAGGTGGGCTTTGGCCGCCTCGCACTCGATGCCGGCCGCCGCACGGCGTTGCAGCCAGGCGGTCTGCGCCTCGACCTGAGCGGCATCGCCAAGGGCTTCGCGGTCGACCTGGTGGTGCAGCGCCTGCAATCGCTGGGGTTCAGCGACACGCTCGTCGAGGTGGGCGGCGAGCTGCGCGCCAGCGGGCAGCGGCCCGACGGCACGCCCTGGCGCGTGGCCGTGGCGGAGGCGGCGCAGTCCCCGGCCTCCGCCCCACGGGCGTTGGCGCTGCGGGGCGGGGCCATCGCCACCTCGGGCGACCGCTGGCACGCCTTCGAGCAGGGCGGCCGCCGCTACCCGCACACGCTCGATCCGCGCACGGGCGAGCCGGTGCAGCATGCGCTCGCCAGCGTCACCGTGCTGCATGCCGAATGCATGCACGCGGATGCACTGGCGACCGTCATCACCGTGCTGGGCCCGGCTGACGGTCTCGTCTTTGCGCAGCAGCACGGGCTGGCCCTGCTGCTGGGAGAGCGCACGCCGCACGGCATGGCGTGGGCGTCCACGCCCGCCTTCGACGCGCTGGTGGCATGA
- a CDS encoding DUF4198 domain-containing protein, whose product MHFKTRIATCLAVLCGALGTAQAHNVWLLPSSTVLSKAEWITVDAAVSNDLFYFNHFPLGLDNLVVTAPNGAAVAPENAHKGKLRSVFDLNLTQTGTYQLAVVSNGLFATYKDRAGQAKRWRGTAEKFAAEVPSDAQDLKVTQSVGRIETFVTVGKPSPVKPTGKGLELVAVTHPNDLVKGDKATFAFHVDGQPAPGLEVVLVPGATRYRDHKEEIKATTDAKGEFSVTWPAAGMYWVDADASDAKTSLPQARERRLSYVGTFEVLP is encoded by the coding sequence ATGCATTTCAAGACCCGTATCGCCACCTGCCTCGCCGTGCTCTGCGGCGCCCTCGGCACGGCCCAGGCCCACAACGTGTGGTTGCTGCCGTCGTCCACCGTGCTGTCCAAGGCCGAATGGATCACCGTCGATGCGGCGGTGTCCAACGACCTGTTCTATTTCAACCACTTCCCGCTGGGGCTCGACAACCTCGTCGTCACCGCGCCGAACGGCGCCGCCGTGGCGCCCGAAAACGCCCACAAGGGCAAGCTGCGCAGCGTGTTCGACCTGAACCTGACGCAGACCGGCACCTACCAGCTGGCCGTGGTCAGCAATGGCCTGTTCGCCACCTACAAGGACCGGGCCGGCCAAGCCAAGCGCTGGCGCGGCACGGCCGAGAAGTTCGCTGCGGAAGTGCCGAGCGATGCGCAGGACCTGAAGGTCACGCAGTCGGTGGGCCGCATCGAAACCTTCGTCACCGTGGGCAAGCCCAGCCCCGTCAAGCCCACCGGCAAGGGGCTGGAACTGGTGGCCGTCACGCACCCGAACGATCTGGTCAAGGGCGACAAGGCCACCTTCGCCTTCCACGTGGACGGCCAGCCCGCGCCCGGCCTGGAGGTGGTGCTGGTGCCCGGCGCCACCCGCTACCGCGACCACAAGGAAGAGATCAAGGCCACCACCGATGCCAAGGGCGAGTTCAGCGTGACCTGGCCCGCCGCCGGCATGTACTGGGTGGACGCCGACGCGTCGGACGCCAAGACCTCGCTGCCGCAGGCCCGGGAGCGCCGCCTGTCGTACGTGGGCACGTTCGAGGTGCTGCCCTGA
- a CDS encoding DUF2271 domain-containing protein encodes MKHAPMQQPMALRTTVALGACLGAPAFAAGLGVGVEIPRLDVAEYHRPYVAIWVERADATVASTLAVWYDVKLKNDEGAKWLKDMRQWWRRTGRELALPIDGVTGATRPAGRHQVQFTEGTNPFAQLPAGHYKLVVEAAREVGGRELVTIPFSWPAAKGEQLRAKGHSELGEVTLDLKP; translated from the coding sequence ATGAAGCATGCACCGATGCAGCAGCCCATGGCGCTGCGCACCACCGTGGCGCTGGGCGCCTGCCTGGGCGCGCCGGCCTTTGCCGCGGGCCTGGGTGTGGGCGTGGAGATTCCCCGCCTGGACGTGGCCGAATACCACCGCCCCTACGTGGCGATCTGGGTCGAACGCGCCGACGCCACCGTCGCCAGCACGCTCGCCGTCTGGTACGACGTGAAGCTCAAGAACGACGAGGGCGCCAAGTGGCTCAAGGACATGCGCCAGTGGTGGCGCCGCACGGGGCGCGAGCTGGCGTTGCCCATCGACGGCGTGACGGGTGCCACGCGGCCCGCGGGCCGGCACCAGGTGCAGTTCACCGAAGGCACCAACCCCTTCGCCCAACTGCCAGCCGGCCACTACAAGCTGGTGGTGGAGGCCGCGCGCGAGGTGGGCGGCCGGGAGCTGGTGACGATTCCGTTTTCCTGGCCGGCTGCCAAGGGCGAGCAGCTGCGGGCCAAGGGCCACAGCGAGCTGGGCGAGGTCACGCTCGACCTCAAGCCCTGA
- a CDS encoding PepSY-associated TM helix domain-containing protein: MPPSSPDARRRSYWLKILHEWHWVSSALCLVGMLLFAVTGFTLNHAGQIEAKPRVTSLQATVPAPVLADAQPPAGRDRAPLPAALQQWAQAQWQIDTAGRDAEWSADEVYLSLPRPGGDAWLRVGLADGAAEYERTDRGWISYFNDLHKGRHTGAAWSWFIDLFAAACLVFCLTGLFILKMHAGNRPFTWPMVGAGLVVPLLLALLLIH, from the coding sequence ATGCCCCCTTCCTCCCCCGACGCCCGCCGCCGATCGTATTGGCTCAAGATCCTGCACGAATGGCACTGGGTCAGCTCCGCGCTGTGCCTCGTCGGCATGCTGCTCTTCGCGGTGACCGGCTTCACCCTCAACCACGCGGGGCAGATCGAGGCCAAGCCGCGCGTCACCAGCCTGCAGGCCACCGTGCCTGCGCCGGTGCTGGCCGACGCGCAGCCGCCCGCGGGCCGGGATCGCGCGCCGCTGCCCGCGGCGCTGCAGCAGTGGGCCCAGGCGCAATGGCAGATCGACACGGCCGGGCGCGACGCCGAATGGTCGGCCGACGAGGTGTACCTCTCGCTGCCGCGCCCGGGCGGGGATGCCTGGCTGCGCGTGGGCCTGGCCGACGGCGCGGCCGAGTACGAGCGCACCGACCGGGGCTGGATCTCCTACTTCAACGACCTGCACAAGGGCCGCCACACCGGCGCCGCATGGAGCTGGTTCATCGACCTCTTTGCCGCCGCCTGCCTGGTGTTCTGCCTCACCGGGCTGTTCATTCTGAAGATGCATGCGGGCAACCGGCCCTTCACCTGGCCCATGGTGGGCGCGGGGCTGGTCGTGCCGTTGCTGCTGGCGCTCCTGTTGATCCACTGA
- a CDS encoding tripartite tricarboxylate transporter substrate binding protein — translation MTHPLSPSSATGRSAVSDRVPVRRRHLLAGGAAVLGAAAIGRPGLSWAQPPGDKPLRVILPLSAGSGADGAMRAISNSLAKALGQPVVIENLPGAGGVTGTAQIVRAPKDGSVIGVVSNNHVVNPSVYRNIPFDSLADITPITILGATPFVLVAHPGVPAKNVQELIAYAKARPGTLNYGSSGNGTILHLGAAMFVDQAQLAIQHIPYKGMGPLMNDVLGGQVQLAVVAVAPAAAHIKSGALRAIGVTTATRVPSLPGVPTIAEQGVAGFELEGWIAPIGPAGLPKAEVDRLYAGFKAAMAMPEARDALVAQGYEIKLTPPEAAAAFFRSEATRMAQVVKAARVSID, via the coding sequence ATGACGCACCCCCTTTCCCCTTCTTCGGCCACCGGGCGTTCTGCGGTGTCCGATCGCGTGCCGGTCCGCCGCCGCCATCTGCTGGCCGGCGGTGCAGCCGTGCTGGGCGCCGCTGCCATCGGCCGGCCGGGCCTGTCGTGGGCCCAGCCGCCCGGTGACAAGCCGCTGCGGGTGATCCTGCCGCTGTCGGCCGGCTCGGGCGCGGACGGCGCCATGCGCGCCATCAGCAACAGCCTGGCCAAGGCGCTCGGCCAACCGGTCGTGATCGAGAACCTGCCCGGTGCGGGCGGCGTCACCGGCACGGCGCAGATCGTGCGCGCGCCCAAGGACGGCTCAGTGATCGGCGTGGTCTCCAACAACCATGTGGTGAACCCGAGCGTGTACCGCAACATCCCGTTCGACTCGCTGGCCGACATCACGCCCATCACCATCCTGGGCGCCACGCCCTTCGTTCTGGTGGCCCACCCCGGCGTCCCGGCGAAGAACGTGCAGGAGCTCATCGCCTACGCCAAGGCCAGGCCTGGCACGCTGAACTACGGCTCGTCCGGCAACGGCACCATCCTGCACCTGGGCGCGGCCATGTTCGTGGACCAGGCCCAGCTGGCGATCCAGCACATCCCGTACAAGGGCATGGGCCCGCTCATGAACGACGTGCTGGGCGGCCAGGTGCAGCTGGCCGTGGTGGCCGTCGCGCCGGCGGCGGCACACATCAAATCGGGGGCGCTGCGGGCGATCGGCGTGACGACGGCCACGCGCGTACCCTCGCTGCCGGGCGTGCCCACGATCGCCGAGCAGGGCGTGGCCGGCTTCGAGCTGGAGGGATGGATCGCGCCCATCGGCCCGGCCGGCCTGCCCAAGGCCGAGGTGGACCGGCTGTACGCGGGCTTCAAAGCTGCGATGGCGATGCCCGAGGCGCGCGATGCGCTGGTCGCCCAGGGCTACGAGATCAAGCTCACGCCGCCGGAGGCCGCCGCCGCCTTCTTTCGCAGCGAGGCCACGCGCATGGCGCAGGTGGTGAAGGCGGCGCGCGTCAGCATCGATTGA
- a CDS encoding CaiB/BaiF CoA-transferase family protein has translation MPSAATDNASAHPADNAAARLPLAGLRVVEFTHMVMGPTCGMVLADLGAEVIKVEPVDGDRTRHLLGAGAGFFPMFNRNKKSIALDLRKPEGLEVAIRLAASADVVAQNFKPGVMAKYGLDYAALSRLNERLIYVNHTGFLPGPYEHRTALDEVVQMMGGLAYMTGRPGDPLRAGSSVNDIMGGMFGAIGAMAGLMQRGVTGRGQEVDSALFENNVFLVGQHMMQYAVTGQPAAPMPDRISSWAVYDVFSVKDGGQIFLAAVSDAQWLTFCGAMGYADLQADPGLATNNDRVRARATLLPELRRRLALHTAEELAAIFERHGLPFAPIARPEQLFDDPHLNATGGLADVTLPDGERAGSTARVTLLPLRLGGQRMGVRLDPPQLGQHTQELLAGLGYTPQAIAALHEVAAVA, from the coding sequence ATGCCATCTGCCGCCACCGACAACGCCTCCGCACACCCCGCAGACAACGCCGCTGCCCGCCTGCCTCTGGCGGGCCTGCGCGTGGTCGAGTTCACCCACATGGTCATGGGCCCGACCTGCGGCATGGTGTTGGCCGACCTGGGCGCCGAGGTCATCAAGGTCGAGCCCGTGGACGGCGACCGCACGCGCCACCTGCTGGGCGCGGGCGCGGGCTTCTTCCCCATGTTCAACCGCAACAAGAAAAGCATTGCGCTGGACCTGCGCAAGCCCGAGGGGCTGGAGGTGGCGATCCGCCTGGCCGCGTCGGCCGACGTGGTGGCGCAGAACTTCAAGCCCGGCGTGATGGCCAAGTACGGGCTGGACTACGCCGCGCTCTCGCGCCTGAACGAGCGGCTGATCTATGTGAACCACACCGGCTTTCTGCCCGGCCCCTACGAGCACCGGACCGCGCTGGATGAGGTGGTGCAAATGATGGGTGGCCTGGCCTACATGACCGGCCGCCCCGGCGACCCGCTGCGCGCCGGCAGCAGCGTGAACGACATCATGGGCGGCATGTTCGGCGCCATCGGCGCCATGGCGGGGCTGATGCAGCGCGGCGTGACCGGGCGAGGGCAGGAGGTGGACTCCGCCCTGTTCGAGAACAACGTGTTCCTGGTGGGCCAGCACATGATGCAGTACGCCGTCACCGGCCAGCCTGCGGCCCCCATGCCCGACCGCATCTCGTCCTGGGCGGTGTACGACGTCTTCAGCGTAAAGGACGGCGGGCAGATCTTCCTGGCGGCGGTGAGCGACGCGCAGTGGCTCACCTTCTGCGGCGCCATGGGCTACGCCGACCTGCAGGCCGACCCTGGCCTGGCCACCAACAACGACCGCGTGCGCGCCCGTGCCACGCTGCTGCCCGAACTGCGCCGCCGCCTGGCCCTGCACACGGCCGAGGAGCTGGCCGCGATTTTCGAGCGCCATGGCCTGCCGTTCGCGCCGATCGCACGGCCGGAGCAGCTCTTCGACGACCCGCACCTGAACGCCACCGGCGGCCTGGCCGACGTGACGCTGCCCGACGGCGAACGGGCCGGCAGCACGGCCCGGGTCACGCTGCTGCCGCTGCGCCTGGGCGGCCAGCGCATGGGCGTGCGCCTGGACCCGCCCCAGCTGGGCCAGCACACGCAGGAACTGCTGGCCGGCCTGGGCTACACACCGCAGGCCATCGCCGCGCTGCACGAGGTGGCCGCCGTGGCCTAG
- a CDS encoding hydroxymethylglutaryl-CoA lyase, translated as MLPPDTAPSARPCAIVREVGLRDGLQSIATIVPTGFKTAWIDAAYAAGQREIEVGSFVPARLLPQLGDTAEVLAHAKTLPGLVASVLVPNLKGAERAIDCGADLMVVPLSASQAHSLANLRKTPDEVVAEVARIRAARDAAGSRTLIEGGVGTAFGCTLQGDVAESEVLRLMQALLDAGADRVSLADTVGYADPASVERLFGKARALVGERLACAHFHDTRGMGLANAYAAWRTGVTRFDACLAGIGGCPHAPGASGNVTTEDLVFMLERMGVATGQDVAALLVLRQRVAGWLQGETLHGTLWQAGLPKTAAPAAAVVPVPAAPATLAAISA; from the coding sequence ATGCTGCCCCCCGACACCGCGCCCAGCGCGCGTCCCTGTGCGATCGTGCGCGAAGTGGGCCTGCGCGACGGCCTGCAGAGCATCGCCACCATCGTGCCCACGGGCTTCAAGACGGCATGGATCGACGCCGCCTACGCCGCAGGCCAGCGCGAGATCGAGGTGGGCTCTTTCGTGCCTGCCCGTTTGCTGCCCCAACTGGGCGACACGGCCGAGGTGCTGGCGCATGCCAAGACCTTGCCGGGCCTGGTCGCCTCGGTGCTGGTGCCCAACCTGAAAGGTGCCGAGCGCGCCATCGACTGCGGCGCCGACCTGATGGTGGTGCCGCTGTCCGCCAGCCAAGCCCACAGCCTGGCCAACCTGCGCAAGACGCCGGACGAGGTGGTGGCCGAGGTGGCCCGCATCCGCGCCGCGCGCGACGCCGCCGGCAGCCGCACGCTGATCGAGGGTGGGGTGGGCACGGCCTTCGGCTGCACGCTGCAGGGCGACGTGGCCGAAAGCGAGGTGCTGCGCCTGATGCAAGCGCTGCTGGACGCCGGCGCCGACCGCGTCAGCCTGGCCGACACCGTGGGCTATGCCGATCCGGCCAGCGTGGAACGTCTCTTCGGCAAGGCCCGCGCCCTGGTGGGCGAGCGCCTGGCCTGCGCCCACTTCCACGACACGCGCGGCATGGGCCTGGCCAATGCCTACGCCGCTTGGCGGACCGGCGTGACCCGCTTCGATGCCTGTCTGGCCGGCATCGGCGGCTGCCCGCATGCGCCGGGGGCAAGTGGCAACGTGACCACCGAGGACCTCGTCTTCATGCTGGAGCGCATGGGCGTGGCCACCGGGCAGGACGTGGCCGCCCTGCTGGTGCTGCGCCAGCGGGTGGCCGGATGGCTGCAGGGCGAGACCCTGCACGGTACGCTGTGGCAGGCCGGCCTGCCGAAGACGGCGGCGCCCGCCGCCGCTGTCGTGCCGGTCCCGGCCGCCCCGGCCACCCTGGCCGCCATCTCCGCCTGA